The proteins below are encoded in one region of Irregularibacter muris:
- the tnpB gene encoding IS66 family insertion sequence element accessory protein TnpB (TnpB, as the term is used for proteins encoded by IS66 family insertion elements, is considered an accessory protein, since TnpC, encoded by a neighboring gene, is a DDE family transposase.) → MLIQFPKDIQIYIACGHTDMRKQIDGLAAIVQTNFHLDPFQKALFLFCGRKRDRMKALYWEGDGFLLLYKRLESGSYQWPKTSEDVREITSQQYRWLLEGLSIDQKKVIKEVKNKRII, encoded by the coding sequence ATGCTGATTCAGTTTCCAAAGGATATCCAGATATACATAGCCTGCGGCCACACCGACATGCGAAAACAGATTGATGGTCTTGCTGCTATCGTCCAGACAAACTTTCACCTTGATCCATTTCAAAAAGCCCTGTTTTTGTTTTGTGGACGAAAACGCGACCGAATGAAAGCACTTTATTGGGAAGGTGATGGATTCCTACTTCTATATAAAAGATTGGAAAGCGGAAGCTATCAATGGCCTAAGACGTCAGAAGATGTTAGAGAGATAACCTCCCAGCAGTATCGATGGCTGTTAGAAGGGCTCTCCATTGACCAAAAGAAAGTAATAAAAGAAGTGAAAAACAAAAGGATTATTTAA
- the tnpA gene encoding IS66 family insertion sequence element accessory protein TnpA has protein sequence MATMKSVQHEMLVEKWRKIIAERMQSGMPVKPWCKERGISEGQYYYWLKVIREESLIKAGTLAVTGGPQFAEVKQIEPKTPMNSHRVCAVIQMENGMAVEICNGADPDTISAILNILKR, from the coding sequence ATGGCTACTATGAAATCTGTGCAGCACGAAATGTTAGTAGAAAAATGGCGTAAGATAATAGCAGAACGTATGCAAAGCGGAATGCCTGTTAAGCCCTGGTGCAAAGAGAGGGGAATTTCTGAAGGACAATACTATTACTGGCTAAAAGTCATACGGGAAGAATCCTTAATAAAGGCAGGCACCCTTGCCGTCACAGGAGGACCCCAGTTCGCAGAAGTAAAGCAGATTGAACCCAAAACACCAATGAATTCCCATAGAGTGTGTGCTGTGATACAAATGGAGAATGGTATGGCTGTGGAAATTTGTAATGGAGCTGATCCAGACACCATCTCAGCCATCCTTAACATTCTAAAGAGATGA